The following proteins are encoded in a genomic region of Streptomyces sp. NBC_01723:
- a CDS encoding Asp23/Gls24 family envelope stress response protein, with the protein MPQHDPKQDVRAPEGEKRTGAAGSEPGGRTTIADVVAAKIAGMAAREVPGIHHLGSGMTRAIGGVRDRMPGGRTSVTRGVSVEVGERQVAVDLDVVTDYGYPIAEVAAETRAEVIATLERMTGLEVVEVNIDVNDVALPGADEEDEDGGDRNRQRVD; encoded by the coding sequence ATGCCGCAGCACGACCCCAAGCAGGACGTCCGTGCGCCGGAGGGCGAGAAGCGGACCGGCGCCGCCGGCTCGGAGCCCGGGGGACGGACCACGATCGCGGACGTCGTGGCGGCGAAGATCGCCGGAATGGCGGCTCGTGAGGTCCCCGGCATCCACCACCTCGGCTCCGGCATGACGCGTGCCATCGGGGGTGTCCGCGACCGTATGCCCGGCGGCCGGACGAGCGTCACCCGAGGCGTGAGCGTCGAGGTCGGGGAACGCCAGGTGGCGGTGGACCTGGACGTGGTCACCGACTACGGCTACCCGATCGCCGAGGTCGCGGCGGAGACGCGCGCCGAAGTGATCGCGACGCTGGAGCGCATGACCGGCCTGGAGGTGGTGGAGGTGAACATCGACGTCAACGACGTCGCCCTGCCGGGGGCGGATGAAGAGGACGAGGACGGGGGCGACCGCAACCGGCAGCGGGTCGACTGA
- a CDS encoding RNA polymerase sigma factor, which translates to MGSDLDEADDRVLAVRASEADEDAFAVLVHRHTARLLALACHMLGSLPDAEEVVQDAFASAWRRLPEFRGDAAFHTWMYRIVTNRCLNLLRGRTPSLPLDSVAEPSAHDATGEPERSAENAAAAAALSRALGDLPAGQRACWILRELHELHYEEIAQVLGVSEQTVRGRLFRARRTLTKEMAPWR; encoded by the coding sequence GTGGGGAGCGATCTCGACGAAGCGGACGACCGGGTTCTCGCGGTCCGCGCCTCCGAAGCCGACGAGGACGCCTTCGCGGTGCTCGTGCACCGGCACACCGCCCGGTTGCTCGCGCTGGCCTGCCACATGCTGGGCAGCCTCCCGGACGCCGAGGAGGTCGTGCAGGACGCCTTCGCCAGCGCCTGGAGGCGCCTTCCCGAGTTCCGGGGGGACGCCGCCTTCCACACGTGGATGTACCGCATCGTCACCAACCGCTGCCTCAACCTCCTCCGCGGGCGCACGCCCTCCCTTCCCCTGGACTCCGTCGCCGAGCCCTCGGCCCACGACGCGACCGGCGAACCGGAACGCAGTGCCGAGAACGCCGCGGCGGCTGCCGCACTGTCCCGCGCCCTCGGGGACCTGCCCGCCGGCCAACGCGCCTGCTGGATCCTCAGGGAGCTGCACGAACTCCACTACGAGGAGATCGCGCAGGTGCTGGGGGTGAGTGAACAGACCGTACGCGGCAGGCTCTTCCGGGCTCGGCGCACGCTCACGAAGGAGATGGCCCCATGGCGCTAG
- a CDS encoding alpha/beta fold hydrolase — protein sequence MDVRSRNHVTVTGRSGAPVVMLAHGFGCDQNMWRLVLPMLEPHFTVVLFDHVGSGNSQVSAWSPERYGSLDGYVDDILELCRELALGPVTFVGHSVSAMMGVLAAAREPEAFTGLVLLAPSPCFVDDPDTGYGGGFSAQDIDELLDSLDANYLGWSGAMAPVIMGNPERPELGEELTNSFCRTDPDIARVFARVTFLSDNRRDLARVGVPTLVAQSSNDAIAPPEVGAFVHAQIPESRLVTLNATGHCPQLAAPQETAAAIAAFAEGAG from the coding sequence ATGGACGTGCGGAGCAGGAACCACGTGACGGTGACCGGGCGGTCCGGCGCACCGGTGGTCATGCTGGCGCACGGGTTCGGGTGCGACCAGAACATGTGGCGTCTGGTGCTGCCGATGCTCGAACCTCATTTCACCGTCGTCCTCTTCGACCACGTGGGCTCCGGGAACTCGCAGGTGTCCGCGTGGAGCCCGGAGCGCTACGGCTCTCTGGACGGGTACGTCGACGACATCCTGGAGCTGTGCCGGGAGCTGGCCCTGGGTCCCGTCACGTTCGTGGGACATTCGGTGAGCGCGATGATGGGCGTGCTGGCCGCCGCGCGGGAGCCCGAGGCGTTCACCGGGCTCGTACTGCTCGCGCCCTCGCCCTGTTTCGTGGACGACCCGGACACCGGGTACGGGGGCGGCTTCAGTGCCCAGGACATCGATGAGCTGCTGGACTCCCTGGACGCGAACTATCTGGGCTGGTCGGGCGCCATGGCACCGGTGATCATGGGGAATCCCGAGCGGCCGGAGCTGGGTGAGGAGCTGACCAACAGCTTCTGCCGCACCGACCCGGACATCGCTCGGGTCTTCGCCCGGGTGACGTTCCTGTCCGACAACCGGCGGGACCTGGCCCGGGTGGGTGTTCCCACGCTGGTCGCCCAGAGCTCCAACGACGCGATCGCCCCGCCGGAGGTGGGCGCGTTCGTCCACGCGCAGATCCCGGAGAGCCGGCTGGTGACGCTGAACGCGACCGGGCACTGCCCCCAGCTCGCCGCCCCGCAGGAGACCGCCGCGGCCATCGCCGCGTTCGCGGAGGGCGCCGGATGA